The following coding sequences are from one Parambassis ranga unplaced genomic scaffold, fParRan2.1 scaffold_70_arrow_ctg1, whole genome shotgun sequence window:
- the LOC114431364 gene encoding programmed cell death 1 ligand 1-like: MEVLVLCVVLLHASSVMTVEVYEGAESVLLPCQDSSVPQNPRVVWALYDFINPTVHQRVQAGDDLADQNQGYKGRTSMKTDALRTGDLSLTLGKPRLSDSGTYTCTIEASGKERRLADVELQVKVHRQNFTVTVDEGAESVLLPCHIPFVSGPSTVVWTRCDLRASTVHQRQQEEDEPTDQNQAYRGRTSMNPDSTQTGDFSLTLRKPGPTDRGGYTCTISVDGEETRHTDVRLEVKEQHPVPLGTTLVSAVLAVAVVVIVVLGVYLWRLHTKVPQVEVDSGVESVQLPFKTTAGLPGDTEDWTGVQSWRVDWKDSFSRKVHVYKNGSDQDRVYRNRTEMNEDLLRTGDLSLTLRRPTYQDNQIYTCTVYREGRMWMKKQVKLKVRGRVHVQDQSADISIRSSSIDPTPLMADQSG, encoded by the exons ATGGAGGTGCTGGTGCTGTGTGTGGTCCTCCTGCACG cGTCCTCTGTCATGACTGTGGAGGTGTATGAGGGGGCGGAGTCAGTGCTGCTGCCCTGCCAGGACTCCTCTGTACCTCAGAACCCCAGAGTGGTGTGGGCCCTctatgactttattaatcccaccGTCCACCAGCGTGTCCAGGCTGGTGATGACCTAGCAGACCAAAACCAGGGGTACAAAGGCCGAACATCCATGAAGACGGATGCTCTGAGGACTGGAGACCTCAGCCTGACTCTGGGGAAGCCCCGCCTCTCCGACAGTGGAACCTACACCTGCACCATCGAAGCGTCTGGAAAAGAACGAAGACTGGCAGATGTAgagctgcaggtcaaag tTCACAGACAGAACTTCACTGTGACGGTGGACGAGGGGGCGGAGTCCGTCCTGCTGCCCTGCCACATCCCTTTTGTATCTGGACCCTCCACAGTGGTCTGGACTCGCTGTGACCTCAGGGCTTCAACCGTCCACCAGCGTCAGCAAGAAGAGGATGAACCGACAGACCAGAACCAGGCCTACAGAGGCCGGACGTCCATGAACCCTGACTCTACACAGACTGGAGACTTCAGCCTGACTCTGAGAAAACCAGGTCCTACTGACAGAGGCGGCTACACCTGCACCATCTCTGTGGATGGAGAAGAGACAAGACACACAGACGTACggctggaggtcaaag AACAGCACCCTGTCCCTCTGGGGACCACGCTTGTCTCAGCAGTCCtggctgttgctgttgttgtcatTGTGGTTCTTGGTGTGTATTTGTGGAGACTCCACACCAAAG TCCCCCAGGTGGAGGTAGACTCAGGGGtggagtctgtccagctgccattTAAAACCACCGCTGGCCTGCCTGGAGACACTGAAGACTGGACTGGAGTCCAGTCCTGGAGAGTGGACTGGAAGGACAGTTTTAGTAGAAAGGTCCATGTGTATAAGAACGGCTCTGACCAGGACCGggtttacagaaacagaacagagatgaatgaagacctgctgaggactggagacctcagtctgaccctgagacgGCCCACATATCAAGACAACCAGATCTACACCTGCACCGTCTACAGGGAGGGACGCATGTGGATGAAGAAACAAGTGAAGCTcaaagtcagag gcagagttCATGTCCAGGATCAATCAGCGGACATCAGCATCAGAAGTAGCTCTATTGATCCAACTCCTCTGATGGCTGATCAATCAGGTTGA
- the LOC114431365 gene encoding zinc finger protein 239-like, whose product MEQRSTEPEQNPTDTERAGSDRGPSKQQKHGGRGRPRSEDCGKTFSTSSHLKRHQVLHTDQKPHGCNQCGKRFSRADNLKDHRLRHLGQSRHICDQCGNSFSTSQTLKRHLFLHTGEKPHICDQCGKSFAKKHLLTVRKQTHSQQTFSCEVCGKTFSRTRTLKEHMQVHTEDKQIRCHLCGQTLTRLSSLRKHMRIHTREKPYSCDLCGWRFGQKYTLDQHQRIHTGERPYTCDQCGKGFSANTGLVLHRRIHTGERPYECRHCGKSFSSQTSLLCHQRTHTGERPYWCEDCGKTFRSAGELGTHRRIHTGERPYWCEDCGKTFKSASELGTHQRRHPKKKCPAVSREEAQTHEEDPACSRTRD is encoded by the exons ATGGAGCAGCGCAGCACCGAGCCCGAACAGAACCCCACCGACACGGAGAGAGCGGGTTCTGACCGCGGTCCGTCCAAACAGCAG aaacatggaggcagaggcagaccGCGAAGTGAGGACTGTGGGAAAACCTTCTCCACATCATCACACCTGAAGCGCCACCAGGTCCTTCACACGGACCAGAAACCGCACGGCTGCAACCAGTGTGGGAAACGCTTTTCCAGGGCTGATAATCTGAAGGACCACCGACTCCGCCACCTAGGACAGAGCCGCCACATCTGCGACCAGTGTGGGAACTCCTTCAGCACATCACAGACCCTCAAGAGGCACCTGTTccttcacacaggagagaaaccGCACATCTGCGACCAGTGTGGGAAGAGTTTTGCCAAAAAGCATTTGCTGACTGTTCGTAAGCAGACTCACAGTCAGCAGACGTTTTCATGTGAGGTGTGTGGGAAGACCTTCAGCAGGACCCGGACCCTGAAAGAACACATGCAGGTTCATACTGAAGACAAACAGATCAGGTGCCATCTGTGCGGTCAGACCCTCACTCGACTAAGTTCCCTCAGAAAACATATGCGGATTCACACCAGAGAGAAGCCGTACAGCTGTGACCTGTGTGGGTGGAGATTTGGGCAGAAATATACCCTGGACCAACACCAGAgaattcacactggggaaagaCCATACACGTGTGACCAGTGTGGGAAAGGTTTCAGTGCTAATACTGGTCTGGTGCTTCACAGACGgattcacacaggagagagacCGTACGAGTGCAGACACTGTGGGAAGTCCTTCAGCTCTCAAACGTCTCTCCTGTGCCAccagagaacccacacaggggAGAGGCCGTACTGGTGTGAGGACTGTGGGAAAACCTTCAGGTCTGCAGGCGAGCTCGGAACCCATCGCAGAATCCACACAGGGGAGAGGCCGTACTGGTGTGAGGACTGTGGGAAAACCTTCAAGTCTGCAAGTGAGCTCGGAACCCATCAGAGACGTCATCCAAAGAAAAAGTGTCCAGCTGTGAGCAGAGAGGAAGCCCAGACACATGAAGAGGATCCAGCATGCAGCAGGACACGTGACTGA
- the LOC114431361 gene encoding serrate RNA effector molecule homolog translates to MGDSDDEFDRRRRDKFRRERSDMERSREREERRRDDWPDRDWERGRERRRDYDRGHRERFSPPRHISPQHKRMRRDWDDHRGEPYRYDLPYGGGGGAPFPGGGPQGWHPDFPHLHPHHGGHPLQGRLGLMDPDLPPPGPPTMRSFKEFLLNMEDSVDETEAVKRYNQYKLDFRRQQLQDFFLQHKDQEWFRSKYHPDDITTKKTESLAALKTRLDVFLFLLDSSWLDNVSLDMDHTSAIIKLLDAAVIKMEGGTDFDLQVLEAQTAAAASSGEASGGEKSQGPGGGNAGGQTGAESTVSPAEEATSSNTTEPKDPDKDCEDSRRNGKEEKDEGDVDEEEEEEKKEEEEEEEEEDKMAKKGRKRKRSVSADSGEGSASESDSSQSEGEKEEEEEKEEEEDDREDERRKERAKERVKEAPAKPRPLHLTTSLFIRSIPPEVSKEEITALCRRYPGFLRVALSDPQPERRFFRRCWVTFDRSVNIKETCWNLQNIRLRDCELAPVVNRDLCRRVRAVNGLTHHKPVVRNDIRLSARLIHSLDQRGELWTGQMETNPVLKNITDYLIEEVSAEEEELTGASVGNGEEAGDARDSSEVTVETDDKLLKVLDRLLLYLRLVHSVDYYNFCEYPAEDEMPHRCGLIHVRGPLPVAKITATEVSEHQRMCEERLAPLLSPSESLSDEEASRLGKKEPEQEVEKFLSANTQELSKDKWLCPLSGKKFKAPEFVRKHILNKHGDKVTAVRQEVEFFNHFLLDAKRPAVPENKPLPPPAQVTPPGMPGFPGQSPQQQSLLGYPPGVRPPMPAFPGGGPHHPGGQFGAGRGNYDNMRGHLGGGGFSGKQRNSRGMRGDPRSIIEYRDLDAPDDLDFF, encoded by the exons ATGGGCGACAGCGATGACGAGTTCGACAGGAGGAGGCGGGACAAGTTCCGGAGAGAAAGGAGCGACATGGAGAGGTCGAGAGAgcgggaggagaggaggagggacgaCTGGCCGGACAG ggactGGGAGCgcggcagagagaggaggagggactACGACCGAGGACACAGGGAGAGGTTTTCTCCCCCGAGACACATCAGCCCTCAGCACAAACGCATGAGGAGGGACTG GGATGACCACCGGGGGGAGCCGTATCGCTATGACCTGCCGTACGGAGGCGGAGGCGGAGCTCCGTTCCCGGGAGGAGGGCCTCAGGGCTGGCATCCAGActtcccccacctccacccacacCATGGAGGGCACCCTCTGCAGGGCAG GCTGGGCCTAATGGATCCGGACCTCCCTCCACCTGGTCCTCCCACCATGAGGAGCTTCAAG GAGTTCCTGCTGAACATGGAGGACAGCGTGGACGAGACTGAGGCCGTGAAGCGCTACAACCAGTACAAACTGGACTTCAgaagacagcagctgcaggacttCTTCCTGCAGCACAAAGACCAGGAGTGGTTCCGCTCCAAGTACCACCCCGATGACATCACCACTAAGAAGACCGAGTCTCTGGCTGCTCTGAAAACCCGCCTGgacgtcttcctcttcctgctggaCAGCAGCTGGCTGGACAACGTGTCGCTCGACATGGACCACACCTCTGCCATCATCAAACTCCTGGACGCAG ctgtgatAAAGATGGAAGGCGGCACAGACTTTGACCTACAAGTCTTGGAGGCTCAGACCGCCGCTGCAGCGTCCAGTGGTGAGGCGAGTGGCGGCGAGAAGAGTCAGGGCCCCGGCGGAGGAAACGCAGGCGGCCAGACGGGGGCGGAGTCGACGGTGAGCCCGGCCGAGGAAGCgaccagcagcaacacaacggAGCCAAAAGACCCTGATAAG GACTGTGAAGACTCCAGGCGCAATggaaaggaggagaaagatgaaGGGGAtgtggatgaggaagaggaggaggagaagaaggaggaggaggaggaggaggaggaagaagacaagATGGCCAAGAAA GGCCGGAAGAGGAAGCGCAGCGTGTCAGCTGACAGCGGGGAGGGCAGCGCCTCCGAGTCTGACTCCTCCCAGtctgagggagagaaggaggaggaggaggagaaggaggaagaggaggacgacagAGAGGATG agcgcCGGAAAGAGCGAGCAAAGGAGCGAGTGAAGGAGGCGCCGGCCAAGCCCCGCCCACTCCACCTCACCACCTCCCTGTTCATTAGGAGCATCCCACCAGAGGTGTCCAAGGAGGAGATTACtgct ctgtgtcGCAGGTACCCGGGCTTCCTGCGGGTGGCGCTGTCTGACCCTCAGCCTGAGAGGAG GTTCTTTAGACGCTGCTGGGTGACCTTTGACCGCAGTGTGAACATTAAGGAGACGTGCTGGAACCTTCAGAACATCCGG CTCAGAGACTGTGAACTGGCTCCGGTGGTGAACAGAGATCTGTGCAGACGTGTTCGTGCCGTTAACGGTCTGACTCACCACAAACCCGTGGTGAGGAACGACATCCGCCTGTCCGCCCGACTCATCCACAGCCTGGACCAAAGGGGGGAGCTGTGGACCGGACAG atggaaACCAACCCCGTCCTGAAGAACATCACAGATTACCTGATCGAGGAGGTgagtgctgaggaggaggagctaaCGGGAGCCTCTGTGGGAAACGGCGAGGAAGCAGGAGACGCCAGAGACTCCTCTGAGGTGACCGTGGAGACAGACGACAAGCTGCTGAAG gtgctgGACAGGCTGCTGCTCTACCTGCGTCTGGTCCACTCTGTAGATTATTATAACTTCTGTGAGTACCCTGCTGAGGACGAGATGCCCCACCGCTGTGGACTCATCCACGTACGAGGACCCCTACCTGTGGCCAAGATCACTGCGACTGagg TGAGCGAGCATCAGAGGATGTGTGAGGAGCGTCTGgctcctctgctgtctccctCTGAGAGTCTCAGTGACGAAGAGGCTTCCAGACTGGGAAAGAAGGAGCCTGAACAGGAG GTGGAGAAGTTCCTGTCAGCCAACACTCAGGAGCTCAGCAAAGACAAGTGGCTGTGTCCTCTGAGTGGGAAGAAGTTTAAG GCCCCGGAGTTTGTGCGCAAACACATCCTGAACAAACATGGTGACAAGGTCACCGCcgtcagacaggaagtggaattTTTTAACCACTTCCTGCTGGATGCCAAAAGACCCGCTGTACCTGAGAACAAGCCCCTCCCACCGCCAGCACAAG tcacTCCACCTGGCATGCCGGGCTTTCCTGGACAGTCACCGCAGCAGCAAAGCCTTCTGGGATATCCTCCAGGAGTCAGACCTCCCATGCCCGCCTTCCCCG GTGGTGGACCCCACCACCCTGGCGGCCAGTTTGGGGCGGGGCGTGGTAACTACGACAACATGCGTGGTCATTTAGGCGGCGGCGGGTTTTCTGGGAAACAGCGCAACAGCAG gggcaTGCGAGGGGACCCGCGGTCCATCATCGAGTACAGAGACCTGGACGCCCCCGATGACCTGGACTTCTTCTGA